From the genome of Halobellus litoreus, one region includes:
- a CDS encoding glutathione S-transferase N-terminal domain-containing protein, whose translation MLELYRLRGCPYCEKVERKLDELGLDYERHDVPSFRFLRSEVKEVSGQSGVPVLVDTENGVDGMAESDDIVAYLERTYG comes from the coding sequence ATGCTCGAACTATACCGGCTTCGGGGGTGTCCGTACTGCGAGAAAGTCGAACGGAAGCTCGACGAGCTCGGACTCGATTACGAGCGACACGACGTGCCCTCGTTCCGGTTCCTCCGATCGGAGGTGAAGGAAGTGAGCGGGCAGTCGGGGGTGCCGGTTCTCGTCGACACGGAGAACGGCGTCGACGGGATGGCAGAGAGCGACGACATCGTGGCGTATCTCGAACGCACCTACGGGTGA